The proteins below are encoded in one region of Aquisalimonas asiatica:
- a CDS encoding SAM-dependent methyltransferase, with amino-acid sequence MAWDKSMTETARNLPGISGRYFSAVLNGLARGTLEVEFPDGSCQTFGNADGIHADLHVHRPWRTLIRLRIHGALGLAEGYLAGDWTTSDLTALLQLLGENDDVFGGASRPSALALLAMRLRHRLRANTHRGSRRNIAAHYDLGNDFYREWLDPTMTYSAALFGESGTPQTDSYTLEQAQQRKYQRILEQLDAPAGSHLLEIGCGWGGFGRAAAAAGHRVTGLSLSRQQLEWAEEQSRAAGLQDALAYHYRDYRDETGQYDHAVSIEMFEAVGERYWPEYFETLARCLKPGGRAALQVITIDEAAYPLYRETPDFIQLYIFPGGMLPTRGHLQRMASAAGLRLRAMTPFGLHYAETLRLWQERFNAHAGPIGALGYDTHFMRMWRYYLSYCEAGFRMGNIDLVQFVLERPEYGT; translated from the coding sequence ATGGCTTGGGACAAATCCATGACCGAAACGGCCCGGAACCTGCCGGGCATCAGCGGGCGCTACTTCAGCGCCGTGCTCAACGGCCTCGCCCGGGGCACGCTGGAGGTGGAATTCCCGGACGGCAGCTGCCAGACCTTCGGCAACGCCGATGGCATCCACGCCGACCTGCACGTCCATCGCCCCTGGCGCACCCTGATACGCCTGCGCATCCACGGCGCCCTGGGCCTGGCCGAGGGCTATCTGGCAGGCGACTGGACAACCAGTGACCTGACCGCGCTGCTGCAGCTGCTGGGAGAGAACGACGACGTCTTCGGCGGGGCGTCGCGCCCCAGTGCGCTGGCGTTGCTGGCCATGCGGCTGCGCCACCGGTTGCGCGCCAACACCCACCGCGGCAGCCGGCGCAACATCGCCGCACACTACGACCTGGGCAACGATTTCTACCGCGAGTGGCTCGATCCGACCATGACCTACTCCGCCGCACTGTTCGGCGAATCGGGCACGCCGCAGACCGACAGCTACACCCTGGAGCAGGCGCAGCAACGCAAGTACCAGCGTATTCTGGAGCAGCTGGATGCCCCCGCCGGCAGCCACCTGCTGGAGATCGGCTGCGGCTGGGGCGGTTTCGGGCGTGCCGCCGCGGCGGCCGGCCACCGAGTGACCGGACTGAGCCTCTCCCGGCAGCAGCTGGAGTGGGCGGAGGAGCAGAGCCGGGCGGCCGGGCTCCAGGACGCGCTGGCCTACCACTACCGGGATTACCGGGACGAGACAGGCCAGTACGACCACGCCGTCTCCATCGAGATGTTCGAGGCGGTGGGGGAGCGCTACTGGCCGGAGTATTTCGAGACCCTGGCCCGCTGCCTGAAACCCGGCGGGCGCGCCGCGCTGCAGGTCATCACCATCGACGAGGCGGCGTACCCGCTGTACCGGGAGACCCCGGATTTCATCCAGCTCTACATCTTCCCCGGCGGCATGCTGCCGACCCGGGGGCACCTGCAGCGGATGGCCTCGGCGGCTGGGCTGAGGCTGCGGGCGATGACCCCGTTCGGGCTCCACTACGCCGAAACCCTGCGTCTGTGGCAGGAGCGCTTCAACGCCCACGCCGGCCCCATCGGCGCCCTGGGCTACGACACGCATTTCATGCGCATGTGGCGCTACTACCTGAGCTACTGTGAGGCCGGATTCCGCATGGGCAACATCGACCTGGTTCAGTTCGTACTGGAGCGCCCGGAGTACGGTACATGA
- a CDS encoding DUF1365 domain-containing protein, whose amino-acid sequence MTTRAGALYTGAVMHRRYGRPGSAFRYRLFGVLLDIDRIDDAVDGLRLLSHNRFNLFSFLDRDHGPRDGSALRPWIDAILARAAIDLQGGQVLLYGMPRMLGYGFNPLSLWYCHHRDGALLAVLCEVRNTFGEWHGYLLHDSGAPLHTPVRSRASKCFHVSPFFPVSGEYRFRLTPPGETFTTTIHYHDQGSLRLAAVQQGERRPLSDAELLRAGARHPFMTLKVMAAIHWQALKIWLRGARFHRKPERPSEDIT is encoded by the coding sequence ATGACCACGCGGGCCGGGGCGCTTTACACCGGAGCCGTGATGCACCGCCGCTACGGTCGGCCGGGCAGCGCGTTCCGCTACCGGCTGTTCGGCGTGCTGCTGGACATCGACCGCATCGACGACGCGGTGGACGGGCTACGCCTGCTCTCCCACAACCGGTTCAACCTGTTCAGCTTCCTAGACCGCGACCACGGCCCGCGGGACGGCAGCGCCCTGCGTCCCTGGATCGATGCCATCCTGGCCAGGGCGGCCATCGATCTCCAGGGCGGACAGGTACTGCTCTACGGCATGCCGCGAATGCTTGGCTACGGCTTCAATCCGCTGAGCCTGTGGTATTGCCATCACCGCGACGGCGCCCTGCTGGCCGTGCTGTGCGAGGTGCGCAACACCTTCGGTGAATGGCACGGCTATCTGCTGCACGACAGCGGCGCGCCGCTGCATACCCCGGTACGCTCGCGCGCCAGCAAGTGCTTCCATGTCTCACCCTTCTTCCCGGTGAGCGGCGAGTACCGGTTCCGGCTGACGCCGCCCGGGGAGACGTTCACCACCACGATCCACTACCACGACCAGGGCTCCCTGCGCCTGGCGGCGGTGCAGCAGGGTGAGCGGCGCCCCCTGAGCGACGCGGAACTCCTGCGTGCCGGCGCGCGGCACCCCTTCATGACACTGAAGGTCATGGCCGCGATTCACTGGCAGGCCCTGAAAATCTGGCTGCGTGGCGCCCGGTTCCATCGCAAGCCGGAGCGACCGTCGGAGGACATCACCTGA
- a CDS encoding NAD(P)/FAD-dependent oxidoreductase, with protein sequence MNGKRIAVIGGGISGLAAAWLLSRDHHVTLLEHNDYVGGHTHTQEIPGPTGPVAVDTGFIVYNEPNYPLLTGLFHHLGIATHGSDMSFAFRSADGRLEWAGDRLDKLFAQRRNLVSPSFLRMVGDIIRFNRRAHRYLDTPGADELTLAQFLDGMRASRELREQYLLPMAAAIWSCPQAEMLRFPARRFLQFFRNHGLIDLANRPQWRTVTGGGREYVRRLVPEISGGCHAATPVRRVSRRDHGVEVYSDRELLGRFDEVVMATHADQSLAMIDSPTHDEQRLLGAFGYQENVAWLHQDERVMPRLRHIWASWNYQGGNAGGPASVSYWMNRLQQLPTHENVFVTLNPETPPDPDRTHARMVYDHPVFDAGAVQAQGVFDRIQGRDRLWFCGSYLGYGFHEDGLRSGVNVAAAFGIDPPWITAQADAPVAAPPPEAQPELQSP encoded by the coding sequence ATGAACGGAAAACGGATTGCAGTCATTGGTGGCGGCATCAGCGGCCTCGCGGCGGCGTGGCTGCTCTCGCGCGATCATCACGTCACGCTGCTGGAGCACAACGACTACGTCGGCGGGCACACGCACACCCAGGAGATCCCGGGCCCGACGGGGCCGGTGGCCGTGGATACCGGGTTCATCGTCTACAACGAACCCAACTATCCACTGCTCACCGGACTGTTTCACCACCTGGGAATTGCGACCCACGGCAGCGACATGTCGTTCGCGTTCCGTTCGGCGGACGGTCGCCTGGAGTGGGCCGGCGACCGCCTCGACAAGCTGTTCGCACAGCGGCGCAACCTTGTCAGTCCCTCGTTCCTGCGCATGGTCGGAGACATCATCCGGTTCAACCGGCGTGCCCACCGGTATCTGGACACGCCCGGCGCCGACGAACTCACCCTGGCGCAGTTCCTGGACGGAATGCGTGCCTCCCGGGAGCTGCGCGAGCAGTATCTGCTGCCCATGGCGGCAGCCATCTGGTCCTGCCCGCAGGCGGAGATGCTGCGCTTCCCGGCGCGCCGGTTCCTGCAGTTCTTCCGCAACCACGGCCTGATCGACCTGGCCAACCGGCCGCAGTGGCGGACGGTGACCGGTGGTGGCCGTGAGTACGTCCGCCGGCTGGTGCCCGAGATCAGCGGCGGCTGCCACGCGGCCACACCCGTCCGCCGCGTCAGCCGGCGCGACCACGGTGTCGAGGTGTACTCCGACCGCGAGCTCCTCGGGCGCTTCGACGAGGTGGTAATGGCCACCCACGCGGACCAGTCACTGGCGATGATCGACTCGCCCACCCATGACGAACAACGGCTCCTGGGCGCCTTCGGCTACCAGGAGAACGTGGCGTGGCTGCACCAGGACGAGCGCGTCATGCCGCGGCTGCGCCACATCTGGGCAAGCTGGAACTACCAGGGTGGCAACGCCGGCGGGCCGGCTTCGGTGTCCTACTGGATGAACCGGCTGCAGCAACTGCCGACACACGAGAACGTCTTCGTCACCCTGAACCCGGAGACACCCCCCGACCCGGACCGGACCCACGCCCGCATGGTTTACGACCATCCCGTTTTCGATGCCGGCGCGGTGCAGGCGCAAGGCGTGTTCGACCGCATCCAGGGGCGCGACCGGCTCTGGTTCTGCGGCAGTTACCTGGGCTACGGATTTCACGAGGACGGTCTGCGCTCGGGCGTGAACGTCGCGGCCGCGTTCGGCATCGACCCGCCGTGGATCACCGCCCAGGCCGATGCACCCGTCGCCGCGCCGCCACCCGAGGCACAACCGGAGCTCCAGAGCCCATGA
- a CDS encoding TetR/AcrR family transcriptional regulator: protein MRTRQGTKKRILDAAGELFQRNGFSGFSYQHIASQLGVKNAAIHYHYPSKTDLGVALIRRYRANFSWWTDQLASQGVDPVARLEAFFDLEERYLREGKVCPLGGVGVEHAGIPEPMRRETEVFVGELLGWLTRALDDGARDGVLTFSGTASGKALSLLTSLQGGLQVARVGGSGAFQRIVEQVRTELGLPRERTARRMPAAV, encoded by the coding sequence TTGAGAACACGGCAGGGCACCAAGAAGCGCATCCTTGATGCCGCCGGCGAGCTCTTTCAGCGCAACGGGTTCAGCGGGTTCAGCTATCAGCACATCGCCAGTCAGCTTGGCGTCAAGAATGCCGCGATCCACTATCACTACCCCTCGAAGACGGACCTTGGTGTTGCGTTGATCCGCCGGTACCGGGCCAATTTCTCCTGGTGGACGGACCAGCTGGCCTCCCAGGGAGTGGACCCCGTGGCCCGCCTGGAGGCGTTCTTCGATCTGGAGGAGCGCTACCTGCGCGAGGGCAAGGTGTGCCCCCTGGGGGGGGTCGGGGTCGAGCACGCCGGCATCCCCGAACCCATGCGCCGGGAGACTGAAGTCTTCGTGGGCGAGCTGCTCGGGTGGCTCACGCGCGCTCTGGACGATGGCGCGCGCGACGGGGTGCTGACGTTCAGTGGCACGGCCAGTGGCAAGGCGCTCAGTCTGCTGACATCCCTCCAGGGCGGGCTGCAGGTGGCCCGAGTCGGCGGGTCCGGCGCGTTCCAGCGGATCGTGGAGCAGGTGCGCACGGAGCTTGGTCTGCCGCGGGAACGCACCGCGCGGCGGATGCCGGCGGCGGTCTGA
- a CDS encoding helix-turn-helix transcriptional regulator, with product MKSDWFAGLQREIAAVGDVDQLGAVCERLCEHLKVPYYCFAMRLPTSFVDPALVVFDNYPEPFRDLYVELEGLNMDPVLLGTYEQSAPVYWDEVFAAVSPGSDQARFVEGAVRALGLLSGVSCGYRGARGQFAVLSVASRDDSAGLRRYLRAVAPRVMLAGACLHDSATRLLVEDPAQAVTPRERECLLWCAEGKTARETGELLSITERTVTFHLRNASAKLRVNSRQQAVARAVSLGIIEPRPVTVPTN from the coding sequence ATGAAGTCGGACTGGTTTGCCGGACTGCAACGGGAGATCGCTGCGGTCGGCGACGTCGATCAGCTGGGTGCTGTCTGCGAACGGCTCTGTGAGCACCTGAAGGTGCCCTACTACTGCTTCGCCATGCGGTTGCCCACATCGTTCGTGGACCCCGCGCTGGTGGTGTTCGACAACTATCCGGAGCCGTTCCGCGATCTCTACGTGGAGCTGGAGGGCCTGAATATGGACCCCGTGCTGCTCGGCACCTACGAGCAGTCGGCGCCGGTCTACTGGGACGAAGTCTTCGCCGCGGTGTCGCCGGGCTCGGATCAGGCGCGGTTCGTCGAGGGTGCCGTGCGTGCACTGGGCCTGCTGTCCGGTGTCAGCTGCGGTTATCGCGGCGCGCGGGGGCAGTTCGCCGTCCTGTCCGTGGCCAGTCGGGATGACAGCGCCGGGTTACGGCGCTACCTCCGCGCCGTGGCGCCGCGTGTCATGCTCGCCGGCGCCTGCCTGCACGACTCCGCCACGCGGTTGCTGGTGGAGGATCCCGCCCAGGCCGTCACGCCGCGCGAGCGGGAATGCCTGCTCTGGTGCGCCGAGGGGAAGACGGCACGCGAGACGGGGGAACTCCTGTCCATCACGGAGCGCACGGTCACCTTTCACTTGCGCAATGCCAGCGCCAAGTTGCGGGTGAACAGCCGACAGCAGGCGGTTGCGCGCGCGGTCTCCCTGGGGATCATCGAGCCGCGGCCGGTCACCGTGCCGACCAATTGA
- the djlA gene encoding co-chaperone DjlA has product MQQQLQEHVSGGGGRIVATLAGALAFGFPGALGGLLVGYAGDVGLRRWMVSGWRLRKRMPDQVQRQYLTAACAVMGHVAKSDGRVSEAEITVARQVFEVLDLHGDLRREAIQLFGRGKRRDFPLTWVLRRFNRVCGGEDDLLQAFLEYQAAVAQADGRPAGAQHALLLRIARRLGFNEPELRRLMRGQRGSGAVRAMPQSPYRVLGVAESASTDQIRLAYRKLISRHHPDRLQAQGCTEDEIREGAGRTHAARRAYDQIRRQRGF; this is encoded by the coding sequence GTGCAGCAGCAATTACAGGAACATGTGAGTGGCGGAGGCGGGCGCATTGTCGCCACCCTGGCCGGTGCACTGGCGTTCGGGTTCCCGGGGGCGCTGGGCGGTCTGCTGGTGGGCTATGCCGGCGACGTCGGCCTGCGGCGCTGGATGGTCTCCGGCTGGCGCCTGCGCAAGCGCATGCCGGATCAGGTCCAGCGGCAGTACCTCACGGCCGCCTGTGCCGTCATGGGGCACGTTGCCAAGTCCGACGGGCGGGTCAGCGAGGCGGAGATTACCGTGGCGCGCCAGGTGTTCGAGGTGCTGGATCTGCACGGTGACCTGCGTCGGGAAGCCATTCAGCTGTTCGGTCGGGGCAAACGGCGGGATTTCCCGCTGACCTGGGTGCTGCGCCGTTTCAACCGGGTCTGCGGCGGCGAAGACGATCTGCTGCAGGCGTTTCTCGAATATCAGGCGGCCGTCGCCCAGGCGGACGGCCGGCCTGCGGGCGCACAACATGCCCTGCTGCTCCGGATTGCCCGGCGCCTTGGTTTCAACGAGCCGGAACTACGGCGGCTCATGCGTGGCCAGCGCGGCAGCGGTGCCGTACGCGCCATGCCCCAGAGCCCGTATCGGGTTCTCGGCGTGGCCGAGAGCGCCAGCACCGACCAGATCCGCCTGGCTTACCGCAAGCTCATCAGCCGCCATCACCCCGACCGCCTGCAGGCCCAGGGCTGTACCGAGGACGAGATTCGTGAAGGCGCCGGACGCACGCACGCGGCCCGGCGCGCTTACGACCAGATCCGGCGCCAGCGCGGGTTCTGA
- a CDS encoding CopD family protein produces MISIGSLLHVLFAVIWVGGMFFAYVILRPVAAATLEAPERLMLWRRVLAKFFVWVWKSVVIVLLTGYWLGFGMFQSMGDWPTHVHVMHGLGLIMALLFLVVFFLPFKQLRSAVDTQDWQRGTEALANVRRLVGINLVIGLVVVAAASGGRLGLLG; encoded by the coding sequence GTGATCAGTATCGGAAGCCTGCTGCATGTCCTGTTCGCCGTCATCTGGGTCGGCGGCATGTTCTTCGCCTACGTCATCCTGCGCCCGGTGGCGGCCGCCACGCTCGAGGCCCCGGAGCGACTCATGCTGTGGCGCCGGGTACTGGCCAAGTTCTTTGTCTGGGTCTGGAAGTCGGTGGTCATCGTGCTGCTGACCGGCTACTGGCTCGGGTTCGGCATGTTCCAGAGCATGGGCGACTGGCCCACCCACGTGCACGTGATGCACGGCCTCGGGCTGATCATGGCGCTGCTGTTTCTGGTGGTCTTCTTCCTGCCGTTCAAGCAGCTCCGCAGCGCGGTGGACACCCAGGACTGGCAGCGGGGCACCGAAGCGCTCGCCAACGTGCGGCGGCTGGTGGGCATCAACCTGGTCATCGGACTGGTTGTGGTGGCGGCGGCAAGCGGTGGCCGGCTGGGCCTGCTGGGCTGA
- the rpe gene encoding ribulose-phosphate 3-epimerase, translating to MQDDRIAPSILAADFARLGEEVDAVLAAGADMVHFDVMDNHYVPNLTIGPMICQALRNHGVTAEIDVHLMVKPVDRLIPDFAAAGADWITFHPEATEHVDRSLQLVRDQGCRAGLVFNPATPLDYLKYVMDKVDMILLMSVNPGFGGQSFIPATLDKLREARALIDASGRDIRLEVDGGVKTENIRAVAEAGADTFVAGSAIFGQSDYRAVVDAMRQEIAQARA from the coding sequence ATGCAGGACGACCGTATTGCGCCATCGATACTTGCGGCGGATTTCGCCCGCCTCGGTGAGGAAGTGGACGCCGTGCTGGCCGCCGGTGCGGACATGGTGCATTTCGATGTCATGGACAACCACTACGTGCCGAATCTCACCATCGGCCCCATGATCTGCCAGGCGCTGCGCAACCATGGCGTGACCGCCGAGATCGATGTGCACCTGATGGTCAAGCCCGTGGACCGGCTGATCCCGGACTTCGCCGCCGCGGGTGCCGACTGGATCACCTTCCACCCCGAGGCCACCGAGCACGTGGATCGCAGCCTGCAGCTGGTGCGCGACCAGGGCTGTCGCGCCGGGCTGGTGTTCAACCCGGCCACGCCGCTGGACTACCTCAAGTACGTCATGGACAAGGTGGACATGATTCTGCTGATGTCCGTGAACCCCGGTTTCGGCGGTCAGTCGTTCATCCCCGCCACACTGGACAAGCTGCGCGAGGCGCGGGCGCTCATCGACGCCAGCGGTCGGGACATCCGCCTGGAGGTGGACGGCGGCGTCAAGACCGAGAACATCCGCGCCGTGGCCGAGGCCGGCGCCGACACGTTCGTGGCCGGTTCGGCCATTTTCGGCCAGTCCGATTACCGCGCCGTGGTGGACGCCATGCGGCAGGAAATCGCGCAGGCGCGGGCATGA
- a CDS encoding phosphoglycolate phosphatase has protein sequence MMRQVQALLFDLDGTLVDSAPDMAVAVDRMLVDVGLAAAGEDRVRGWVGNGARRLVMRALTGRVDGEPPEADVDHALALFLRYYEERLSVRSRLYPGTRSGLDRLRADGYGLACVTNKPERLARQLLSDLGLDDLLPVVVGGDTLTVRKPDPAPLHHAMAALAVPAEQTLMVGDSRADVEAGRNAGTGVVCVPYGYSQGEDVNALAPDVVVASIEELHGFLRGAA, from the coding sequence ATGATGCGGCAGGTGCAGGCACTGCTCTTCGATCTGGACGGCACGCTGGTGGACAGCGCCCCGGACATGGCCGTGGCCGTGGATCGCATGCTGGTCGACGTCGGCCTGGCCGCCGCCGGGGAGGACAGGGTCCGCGGCTGGGTCGGCAACGGTGCGCGCCGCCTGGTGATGCGCGCCCTCACCGGGCGGGTCGACGGCGAGCCTCCCGAGGCGGATGTCGATCACGCCCTGGCCCTGTTTCTTCGCTATTATGAAGAGCGCCTCAGTGTGCGCAGCCGGCTGTACCCCGGCACGCGCAGCGGGCTGGACCGCCTGCGGGCGGACGGGTATGGTCTGGCTTGTGTCACCAACAAACCCGAGCGGCTGGCCCGGCAGCTCCTGAGCGACCTGGGCCTGGACGACCTCCTGCCCGTGGTGGTCGGCGGCGACACGTTGACGGTGCGCAAGCCCGATCCGGCGCCGCTCCACCATGCCATGGCGGCACTGGCGGTGCCGGCCGAGCAGACGCTCATGGTCGGTGACTCCCGGGCCGATGTGGAGGCCGGGCGCAATGCCGGCACGGGCGTGGTCTGTGTTCCCTATGGCTACAGCCAGGGCGAGGATGTCAATGCGCTGGCCCCGGACGTGGTGGTGGCGAGTATCGAGGAACTCCACGGCTTCCTGCGCGGAGCCGCCTGA
- the trpE gene encoding anthranilate synthase component I, with amino-acid sequence MNKQQFQELADRGYNRIPVIREVLADLDTPLSTYLKLAEGPYSFLFESVQGGEKWGRYSIIGLPCRTVVRVHQGRVTVERDGELIEEAQPDDPLAWLEAFHGRHAVPAPPGYPQLPRFTGGLVGYFGYDTIRYIEPRLAACDNPDALDVPDIMLMVADEVLVFDNLAGRLYLVVHADPAEFDAWERAQARLQSLARTMRTAATGYRPQHEPREVGEADFRSNMSQAGFEAAVERIKQYVIDGDAMQVVPSQRMSTEYRAEPLDLYRALRCTNPSPYMFFLNLGDMYVAGSSPEILVRVEEGDVTVRPLAGTRKRGGSEAEDRALEEELLADPKERAEHLMLIDLGRNDVGRIAETGTVEVTDQMTIERYSHVMHIVSNVTGRLKPEFSPMDVLRATFPAGTLSGAPKIRAMEIIDEVEPTRRGVYSGAVGYWSWSGNMDTAIAIRTALVKDQQVHVQAGAGVVADSVPSAEWEETLNKARALIRAVAMAERGLDD; translated from the coding sequence ATGAACAAGCAACAATTCCAGGAACTTGCCGACCGGGGCTATAACCGCATCCCGGTCATCCGTGAAGTGCTTGCGGACCTCGACACCCCGTTGAGCACCTACCTGAAGCTCGCCGAAGGCCCGTATTCGTTCCTGTTCGAGTCCGTTCAGGGCGGCGAGAAGTGGGGCCGTTATTCCATCATCGGACTGCCCTGCCGCACGGTGGTGCGCGTCCATCAGGGCCGTGTCACCGTCGAGCGTGACGGTGAACTGATCGAAGAGGCGCAGCCGGATGATCCGCTGGCGTGGCTGGAAGCGTTCCACGGCCGCCATGCCGTGCCTGCGCCGCCGGGGTACCCGCAGCTGCCCCGGTTCACCGGCGGCCTGGTGGGGTATTTCGGCTACGACACCATCCGCTACATCGAGCCGCGCCTGGCCGCGTGCGACAACCCCGACGCCCTTGACGTGCCGGACATCATGCTCATGGTCGCGGACGAGGTGCTGGTGTTCGACAACCTGGCCGGGCGCCTCTACCTGGTGGTGCATGCCGATCCGGCCGAGTTCGATGCCTGGGAGCGTGCGCAGGCGCGCCTGCAGTCGCTGGCGCGGACCATGCGTACCGCGGCCACGGGGTATCGGCCACAGCACGAGCCCCGCGAGGTCGGCGAGGCGGATTTCCGCTCCAACATGTCCCAGGCCGGGTTCGAAGCCGCCGTGGAACGGATCAAGCAGTACGTGATCGATGGCGACGCCATGCAGGTGGTCCCCTCCCAGCGCATGAGCACCGAGTACCGGGCCGAGCCGCTGGATCTCTATCGTGCCCTGCGCTGTACCAACCCGTCGCCGTACATGTTCTTTCTCAACCTCGGCGACATGTATGTCGCCGGGTCGTCGCCGGAGATCCTGGTCCGCGTTGAAGAGGGCGATGTCACCGTCAGGCCCCTGGCGGGCACGCGCAAGCGCGGTGGCAGCGAGGCGGAGGACCGGGCCCTGGAGGAGGAGCTGCTCGCCGACCCCAAGGAGCGCGCCGAGCACCTGATGCTCATCGATCTCGGGCGCAACGATGTGGGGCGTATCGCCGAGACGGGTACCGTGGAGGTGACCGATCAGATGACCATCGAGCGCTACTCCCACGTGATGCATATCGTCTCCAACGTCACCGGCCGCCTGAAGCCGGAGTTCAGTCCCATGGATGTGCTGCGGGCGACCTTTCCGGCCGGCACGCTGAGCGGTGCGCCCAAGATTCGCGCCATGGAGATCATCGACGAGGTGGAGCCGACCCGGCGCGGCGTGTACTCGGGGGCCGTGGGCTACTGGTCCTGGTCCGGCAACATGGACACGGCCATCGCCATCCGTACCGCGCTGGTGAAGGATCAGCAGGTGCATGTGCAGGCTGGCGCCGGTGTGGTGGCCGACTCCGTTCCCTCCGCGGAGTGGGAGGAGACCCTGAACAAGGCCCGGGCACTGATCCGGGCGGTGGCCATGGCCGAACGCGGCCTCGACGACTGA
- a CDS encoding anthranilate synthase component II gives MLLMIDNYDSFTYNLVQYLGELGAEVRVHRNDAVDLETIEALAPEQIVLSPGPCTPNEAGISLAVVERFAGRIPLLGVCLGHQAIGQAFGGHVVHAGQVMHGKTSPVHHRDLGVFRGLSNPMTATRYHSLVVDQHRLPDCLEVTAWTENPDGSVEEIMGLRHRSLDVEGVQFHPESILTADGHALLRNFLDRSSPGGKAA, from the coding sequence ATGCTGCTGATGATCGACAACTACGACTCCTTCACCTACAACCTCGTCCAGTACCTGGGTGAGCTGGGGGCCGAGGTGCGCGTCCACCGCAATGATGCGGTGGACCTGGAGACCATCGAGGCGCTGGCGCCCGAGCAGATCGTGCTCTCGCCGGGGCCGTGTACCCCCAACGAGGCGGGCATCTCCCTGGCGGTGGTGGAGCGCTTTGCCGGGCGCATTCCGCTGCTCGGCGTGTGTCTCGGCCACCAGGCCATCGGCCAGGCGTTCGGCGGGCACGTGGTGCACGCCGGTCAGGTGATGCACGGCAAGACGTCGCCGGTGCACCATCGGGACCTGGGCGTGTTCCGGGGGTTGAGCAACCCGATGACCGCAACGCGTTACCACTCCCTGGTGGTGGATCAGCACCGGCTGCCCGACTGCCTGGAAGTGACCGCCTGGACCGAGAACCCGGACGGCTCCGTGGAAGAGATCATGGGGCTGCGCCACCGGAGCCTGGACGTGGAAGGGGTCCAGTTCCACCCGGAGTCCATTCTCACGGCCGACGGACATGCGCTGCTGCGCAATTTCCTGGACCGTTCATCCCCCGGCGGCAAGGCCGCCTGA
- the trpD gene encoding anthranilate phosphoribosyltransferase: protein MDMKEALRAVTERRDLSRDEMTDVMRLIMTGEATQAQIGGFLVGLRMKGETIDEIAAAAGVMRGLATHVDVDTEHLVDTCGTGGDAAGTFNVSTATAFVVAAGGGRVAKHGNRSVSSASGSADLLEAAGANLELSPEQVARCIETVGVGFLFAPAHHSAMKHAVGPRREMGVRTLFNVLGPLTNPAGAPHQLLGVYAPEWVRPLAEVLLQLGSERVLVVNAEDGLDEISIAAPTRVAEADGDTVIEYTITPEDFGLERAPLESVRVSDAAGSLAMIQRAFAGEPGPAADLIAMNAGAAIYAAELAETLEAGVEQARAILSSGAAADRLNDFVAFTRRVD from the coding sequence ATGGACATGAAAGAAGCCCTGCGCGCGGTGACCGAGCGGCGAGACCTGAGCCGCGACGAGATGACCGACGTCATGCGCCTGATCATGACCGGCGAGGCCACCCAGGCGCAGATCGGCGGGTTTCTCGTCGGCCTGCGGATGAAGGGCGAGACCATCGACGAGATCGCGGCCGCCGCGGGCGTGATGCGTGGTCTGGCCACCCATGTGGACGTGGATACCGAGCATCTGGTCGACACCTGCGGGACGGGGGGCGATGCGGCCGGAACCTTCAACGTGTCCACGGCGACGGCGTTCGTGGTGGCGGCCGGGGGCGGGCGCGTGGCCAAGCATGGCAATCGCTCCGTCTCCAGCGCCTCGGGCAGTGCGGATCTGCTGGAGGCGGCGGGCGCCAACCTGGAGTTGAGCCCCGAACAGGTTGCCCGCTGCATCGAAACGGTTGGTGTGGGCTTTCTGTTCGCCCCGGCGCATCACTCGGCCATGAAACACGCGGTGGGGCCGCGTCGGGAGATGGGCGTTCGGACCCTGTTCAACGTGCTCGGCCCGCTCACCAACCCCGCCGGTGCGCCGCACCAGCTGCTGGGCGTCTACGCCCCCGAGTGGGTGCGGCCGCTGGCCGAGGTGCTGCTGCAGCTGGGCAGCGAGCGCGTGCTGGTGGTCAACGCCGAGGACGGCCTCGACGAAATCAGCATTGCCGCACCCACCCGCGTCGCCGAGGCGGACGGCGATACGGTGATCGAGTACACCATCACGCCGGAGGACTTCGGCCTGGAGCGCGCTCCCCTGGAGTCGGTGCGGGTGAGTGATGCGGCCGGCAGCCTGGCGATGATCCAGCGGGCCTTTGCCGGCGAACCCGGCCCCGCCGCCGATCTCATCGCCATGAACGCGGGCGCGGCCATTTACGCCGCCGAGCTGGCCGAGACCCTGGAAGCGGGGGTGGAGCAGGCCCGGGCCATTCTCTCCAGCGGTGCGGCGGCGGACCGGCTGAACGACTTCGTGGCGTTCACCCGGCGGGTGGACTGA